A region from the Plasmodium berghei ANKA genome assembly, chromosome: 9 genome encodes:
- a CDS encoding endoplasmic reticulum oxidoreductin, putative translates to MKIYLISYVVPILVYLLYILLNNQKGLSKYNNYINSKLNDVLLFFNIYEIKFPNSYNNNEQILGLHIRDIEEDSRVAYEILKELTQKNYFRIFKVNLHVPCKLQKISEKCNEKTKCSVCECTEDEIPYNFRTNEVEIIHDQYAQEDLKKTFIASKLYKDILGTYVPSDEGFLSYVDLIYNSPSYTAYEGKSIWNRIYLENCFQNGENACKEMNNFYKIISGMQSSIAALASEYYYLKNDFVFGDMHTDNTIKNHYIKKIDYDYNLSFFKEKIALYPDRIENLYFTFAILLRALCRLKPLFSQCKCNSGIKENDKDAFKLLNEFLGKQYHSCSSEEFLEPIFPTHGKEILSKFMNITSILDCVPCIKCKLHGKLKTTALQIALVEGVGDEHIGSLERNEATALINAIYHFADSILIIKKFEERLKLKKTLFIFYLVSLILFILLLLLSIIFINMRTLRKKKKKCKL, encoded by the exons ATGAagatttatttaatttcatATGTTGTTCCTATtcttgtatatttattatatatattgttgaATAATCAAAAAGGCCTATCgaaatataacaattaCATAAATTCAAAGCTAAAtgatgtattattattttttaatatatatgaaataaaattcccaaatagttataataataatgaacaAATTTTGGGGTTACATATTCGAGATATTGAAGAAGATTCCCGTGTAGCATATGAAATACTAAAAGAGTTaactcaaaaaaattattttagaATATTTAAAGTTAACTTACATGTTCCATGCAAGCTTCAAAAAATTAGTGAAAAATGCAATGAAAAGACAAAATGTAGTGTTTGTGAATGTACAGAAGATGAAATAccatataattttagaaCAAATGAAGTTGAAATAATACATGATCAATATGCTCAAgaagatttaaaaaaaacatttatagctagcaaattatataaagatatattaGGAACATATGTCCCTTCTGATGAAGGGTTTTTATCTTATGTagatttaatttataattccCCTTCATATACTGCATATGAAGGGAAAAGCATATg GAATCgaatatatttagaaaattgCTTTCAAAATGGAGAAAATGCATGTAAAgaaatgaataatttttataaaattatatcagGAATGCAATCGAGTATTGCAGCTTTAGCTTcagaatattattatttaaaaaatgattttgTTTTTGGTGATATGCATACAGATAATACAATTAAAAatcattatattaaaaaaatcgactatgattataatttatctttttttaaagaaaaaattgcTCTATATCCTGATAGaattgaaaatttatattttacatttgCCATATTATTAAGAGCCTTATGCCGATTGAAGCCTCTTTTTAGCCAATGCAAATGCAATTCAG gaattaaagaaaatgataaagatGCATTCAAACTTTTAAACGAATTTCTTGGAAAACAATATCACTCTTGTTCTTCTGAGGAATTTCTTGAGCCTATATTTCCAACGCATGGAAAAgaaattttatcaaaatttatgaatataacaAGTATATTGGATTGCGTTCCTTGTATTAAATGCAAATTACATGGGAAGTTAAAAACAACAGCTTTGCAAATAGCTTTAGTG GAAGGGGTAGGGGACGAACACATTGGCTCCCTAGAAAGAAATGAAGCAACTGCTTTAATAAATGCGATTTATCATTTTGCTGATTCGATcttaattattaaaaa GTTTGAAGAACGACTGAAATTGAAGAAAAcactatttatattttatttagtgtcccttatattattcatacTTCTACTATTGCTCTcaatcatatttataaatatgagaACCCtccgaaaaaaaaaaaaaaaatgcaagctgtaa
- a CDS encoding BEACH domain-containing protein, putative: MEKSKSRCFNLLFLEEDEEYIDDMLIIMKRIEGNDNIESKGRLRLCSRSLIFEPYNNNEDVLKFPFKKLENIKLYETQNEIIIRASEIVKIKTTIHGKKTRCTSQFIYDRKGRKSMGIMNNYYNDYINEIKNIDNYNIDEHINIFEKILNNFDKVEKNDFNNPVITLPNSQDIKCVTDEMHLNETNKIGNTYNEVSDNILSNIFLYSFRCDGVNLMNKKIKLIYNIVVKIKIAIIIHDKQMEILINEKKNRHKILTGIGNENDVIGNSESFHGLNVNRTCNEEIERKEINLELYIQNIIDKLFENTKFDISSISLHEIIISNKIEGFWIFKISPLIKMKGILNITNKYIYFQPNPNFTNKKEKKWEIEKILHVFKRIITMKPNSLEIIFNHSNKKYKSLYVEFINYNEREMMLNVLKNIKPECLFIDDNPKFLNLVMDKWANGLITNYEYIDFLNCISGRSRKDFSQYPVFPWIISDYSSKEINLNNENVYRDLTKPVGCLNKNRLNSLIEKMHDHEYFFGSHYSTLAYVVYFLIRIYPECQLKLQSGKFDTISRMFVSIETTFNTALNANSSFIELIPELYENNDNFLKNYLNIQTNENNLEDVILPNWCKNANEFLIIMKNAMESNYVNKNLHEWINLIFGYKQKGQAARDNINLFHPLTYMHTILYDKLSMSHKDVSYNNSSGYEKFKYNVTGLPKQLLTLQYQTEPYDPDNKTEKKFKHQIKSLITSMSSKALRTQLHEFGQCPYQLFKESHIQKKSNISFDLNKNINNFPWYYSPVIIELLEDIYYQKKKNISSKCDSINNSNQEYNVENSEMYNSNNEENSDKNDNNNILDKNCDGITIIDEFSINNKFGEKKNNNNYSNYFKTYLWKLEKVYNIPCNIKGVCSNNNNNNICFICDNGFVKIIDFYDLLNVKNKNLISLKLCNETFSCITNINTNFILGTINGNIIFMNPQNVIKKVDSNNRYNIMKNQTKISNKNVNSDLINLSKNEESDSYDTDSICSSFDSVFDYKYCTDRNEDNKNNIIKIGNNENIYNKLIKKKIHNDTITCMNYNNSYLATGSNDETIQLIDVENNFEIIQTYDNFNNPIKYIELKNKLLFTRSDEIKLFDIRMPPKNILNNSNNFLNNFTNTISYNKKNYINNIINEIRFGNTCSIPLSNNSFHDYNKYTPPINSFGNEIKKGYNNKNYNVNIKKKVKNLIFDNRHINEENELDYINRTYTHYQHLFEKKIKKYMNSVFLNRSCNIVYSSLINDNNILFLDENKSLYFYDIRAEKWINKFSNAINNNSKQIFNDKIVAALSYKNHLCTVNSMGKILFEPIRFSINFLDNDVISKLNVLNNTCSISNPTYINFLNLDLNSHGDLENTNVLDDQSVCNHIMFTNLNGDIEIHKKC; the protein is encoded by the coding sequence atggAGAAAAGTAAAAGTAGGTGTTTtaatttactttttttagaaGAAGACGAAGAATATATTGATGATatgttaataattatgaaaagAATAGAAggaaatgataatattgaaaGTAAAGGTAGATTAAGATTATGTTCAAGATCCTTGATTTTTGAgccatataataataatgaagatgtattaaaatttccatttaaaaaattagaaaatataaaattatatgaaacacaaaatgaaataataataagaGCATCAGAgattgtaaaaataaaaacaactatacatggaaaaaaaactaGATGCACATctcaatttatttatgataGAAAAGGCAGAAAATCGATGGGTATTATGAATAACTACTATAATgattatattaatgaaataaagaatattgATAACTATAATATAGATgagcatataaatatatttgaaaaaattttaaacaatttCGATAaagttgaaaaaaatgattttaaCAATCCAGTTATAACTTTACCAAATAGTCAAGATATAAAATGTGTAACAGATGAAATGCATTTAAATGaaactaataaaattggaaatacatataatgaAGTTTcagataatattttatcaaatatttttctatactCATTTAGATGTGATGGAGTAAATTtgatgaataaaaaaataaaattgatatacaatattgttgtaaaaataaaaatcgcAATTATTATACATGATAAACAAATGGAGATAttaattaatgaaaaaaaaaatcgtcACAAAATTTTAACTGGTATaggaaatgaaaatgatgtaATTGGTAATTCAGAAAGTTTTCATGGTCTAAATGTGAATAGAACTTGTAATGAAGAAATTGAAAGaaaggaaataaatttagaattatatatacaaaatataatagataaattatttgaaaacaCGAAATTTGATATTAGTAGTATAAGTTTACatgaaattattatttcaaataaaattgaaggGTTTTggatttttaaaatttcgCCTCTTATTAAAATGAAAGGGATATTAAAcataacaaataaatatatatatttccagCCCAATCcaaattttacaaataaaaaagaaaaaaaatgggaaattgaaaaaatattacatgtatttaaaagaattatAACAATGAAACCAAACTCTTTAGAAATCATATTTAATCAttctaataaaaaatataaatcgTTGTATGttgaatttataaattataatgaaagGGAGATGATGTTAAAtgtgttaaaaaatataaaaccagaatgtttatttattgatGATAATCccaaatttttaaatcttGTTATGGATAAATGGGCAAACGGATTAATTAcaaattatgaatatatcgattttttaaattgtatATCTGGTAGAAGTCGAAAAGATTTTTCGCAATATCCAGTTTTTCCATGGATTATATCAGATTATTCGagtaaagaaataaatttaaataatgaaaatgtttATAGAGATTTAACAAAACCAGTTGGttgtttaaataaaaatcgattaaattcattaattgaaaaaatgcatgatcatgaatatttttttggatCTCATTATTCTACTTTAGCATAtgttgtatattttttgataagaATATATCCAGAATGTCaattaaaattacaaaGTGGAAAATTTGATACCATTTCAAGAATGTTTGTATCCATAGAGACTACATTTAACACAGCATTAAATGCAAATTCATCTTTTATTGAATTAATACCagaattatatgaaaataatgataattttttaaaaaattatttaaatattcaaacaaatgaaaataatttagaaGATGTTATATTGCCTAATTGGTGTAAAAATGcaaatgaatttttaataattatgaaaaatgcAATGGAAAGTAattatgttaataaaaatttgcaTGAATGgattaatttaatatttggatataaacaaaaaggACAAGCTGCTAgggataatataaatttatttcaccccttaacatatatgcatacaattttatatgacAAACTGTCTATGAGTCATAAAGATGTAagttataataattcaaGTGGGTAtgaaaaattcaaatataatGTAACTGGATTACCAAAACAGTTATTAACATTACAATATCAAACAGAACCATATGATCCTGATAATAaaactgaaaaaaaatttaaacatCAAATAAAATCTTTAATTACTTCAATGTCATCTAAAGCGTTAAGAACACAATTACATGAATTTGGTCAATGCCCTTATCaattatttaaagaaagtcatatacaaaaaaaatcaaacaTATCATTCGacttaaataaaaatataaataattttccatGGTATTATTCCCCAGTTATTATAGAACTTTTAGAGGacatttattatcaaaaaaaaaaaaatatatcatcaaAATGTGatagtataaataattcaaatcAAGAATATAATGTTGAAAATAGCGAAATGTATAATTctaataatgaagaaaattcagataaaaatgataataataatattttggaTAAAAATTGTGATGGAATTACAATAATTGATGAATTttctattaataataaatttggtgaaaaaaaaaataataataattattcaaattattttaaaaccTATTTATGGAAATTagaaaaagtatataatattccaTGTAATATAAAAGGTGTATgttctaataataataataataatatttgttttatttgtgATAATGGatttgttaaaattattgatttttatgatttattaaatgttaaaaataaaaatttaatttctttaaaattatgtaatGAAACTTTTTCGTGCATAactaatataaatacaaattttattttgggAACAATTAatggaaatataatttttatgaaccctcaaaatgttataaaaaaagtagatagtaataatagatataatattatgaagAATCAAACTAAAATTTCAaacaaaaatgtaaattccgatttaataaatttgtctaaaaatgaagaatcTGATAGTTATGATACAGATTCAATTTGTTCATCGTTTGATTCTGTTTTtgattataaatattgtaCAGATAGAAAtgaagataataaaaacaatattataaaaattggaaataatgaaaatatttataataaattaattaaaaaaaaaattcataatGATACTATTACTTGTATGAATTACAATAATAGTTATTTGGCAACGGGATCAAATGATGAAACTATACAATTAATAGatgtagaaaataattttgaaataatacaaacttacgataattttaataatccaataaaatatatagaattaaaaaataaattattatttacaagatctgatgaaataaaattatttgacaTAAGAATGCCTCCTAAAAACATTCTTAACAACtctaataattttttaaataattttacaaatacaattagttataataaaaaaaattatataaataatataataaatgaaatacgCTTTGGAAATACTTGTTCTATTCCCCTTTCCAACAATTCTTTTCATGattataacaaatataCCCCCCCTATAAATTCGTTTggaaatgaaataaaaaagggatataataataaaaactataatgttaatataaaaaaaaaagtgaagaATTTGATATTTGATAATCGTCATattaatgaagaaaatgaattagATTACATAAATAGAACTTATACACATTATCAgcatttatttgaaaaaaaaataaaaaaatatatgaattcggtatttttaaatagaTCATGtaatattgtatattcCTCTTTaattaatgataataatattttatttcttgatgaaaataagagtttatatttttatgatataaGAGCAGAGAAAtggataaataaattttcaaacgcaataaataataattctaaacaaatttttaatgataaaatagtTGCAGcattatcatataaaaatcatTTATGTACAGTTAATTCCATGGGAAAAATTTTGTTTGAGCCAATAAGGTTTtctataaattttttagatAATGATGTAATATCTAAattaaatgttttaaataatacttGTTCAATTTCTAATCCaacttatataaattttttaaatcttgATTTAAACTCTCATGGGGATTTAGAAAATACAAATGTACTAGATGATCAATCTGTTTGTAACCACATCATGTTTACTAACTTAAATGGAGACATTgaaattcataaaaaatgttag
- a CDS encoding 13 kDa ribonucleoprotein-associated protein, putative, producing the protein MDPTEAANNSDAQENSAEVNAKIFPLASPELTNQILDVIQRATVYRQLRRGANEAVKSLHKGISELVVLAADAKPLEIISHIPLVCEDKNTPYVYVRSKMALGRACGISRSVIATSIITKDGSPLETQITELKDLIEQMLI; encoded by the exons ATGGATCCAACAGAAGCTGCAAATAACTCTGATGCCCAGGAAAATTCAGCAGAAGTTAatgcaaaaatatttccattAGCTTCTCCAGAATTAACTAATCAAATCTTAGACGTCATACAGAGGGCGACTGTATACAGACAACTTAGGAGAGGTGCAAATGAAG cTGTCAAAAGTTTGCATAAGGGAATATCAGAATTAGTAGTTTTAGCAGCAGATGCCAAGCCATTGGAAATTATTTCTCATATCCCTTTAGTTTGTGAAGATAAg aacactccatatgtatatgttaGAAGTAAAATGGCATTAGGACGTGCTTGTGGAATATCAAGATCTGTGATAGCTACTTCAATAATTACAAAAGATGGATCACCATTAGAAACTCAAATAACAGAATTAAAAGATTTAATAGAACAGATgctaatataa
- a CDS encoding structural maintenance of chromosomes protein 5, putative: MKIPNKRKINKPENKLYTKKNKIIEQNKDLSNDSYENSDLIEELYIAQNNENEKSKVRATGKIKLDKENENHYNGNIGANKYETNKRIKEYNNNVNITNNSESKQNRIILTSSQQKNEDTVKENNERLKRLKKGAIIEITLFNWMVFSGPIKLKANEGINLIAAANASGKSSIVCALVFGLGYNSSILSRNKELINFIKKGEKKSYIEIFLKYDDTKNVCVKRIMNINDNKVESIWLINNKKTNFTNILDIQKDYNLNLDNLITFMPQENVSKFSRLNPEELFEYTLLAIDSKLLKIYKNLNEIINSKQVGENKLAIYEHEIVEEEKLMNNLEEKKSKFDDLRQLISIVKLYKIKKNMLILQKKRNNLKHYKITIDQLIKDKDKQFKVLKEYLKELEKCHRILNKLSLKIGHKKNEIKESVSKYVLWNVKLEEIEKEILSEEKIMEDTVQNMCDNADYIKDIDKQIKKTNEEIKEIESFFSEKEKNSKQNDIRENELQNELKELINENKKNIMKKYTLQSEINIITEKIKRARNYENIQEEKMLNNIDFIFRERIINYKRNIKNIVRTHSLISDNFIDNLTTKYDETKITNQNELNDAIIDELSKRNILYGPICKYIKCTNPEFDYILEFFLKKYFNSFLLIKKGNQELLESLYKNYKLSVITMTKETHEFCYVTNEMKKRGVKCFIYELFDSPKVIKHGLSNFLPLNIAFVIKEDALKNKSTDEINEFNNFMIKELSKQLKEEISSLFYFCNNNVHKYKISSYDKKIYVHTFSYIKKKCNILYSITSDVERDLDNLFEKKKKYNEELTVIEQNIQESDKLKKMKNDEYNKIILEKSEINIKKKKLVLLNNELKNLQNNLNLYLKGEHIIDQKKISITKNINLLNEKKIKICDDYFTLLKKHVKSDEDLFSHSRYFNEWKRYLSVIKNKNADNEEKLEMIKKTIDAEMTKYTTCLNDIKELEDIIKAQRGELTNNEIKFINEINMSLDEIDKKLQECLIQQKIYPDVEKDEEKYNLISIQIQKHKENIENKKKEIENLKRDLQNYDKQIESILPNWSNEINEYIIFLNHNFQKFMNFINPDYDGKIELVKKNDIYEKCQLFVKVKFKQTSPFLSLSVSHQSGGERSLSTMLYILSIQKLTKNGFYVLDELNQGLDQVNEKKIFELLSCLSNPVLYEQHFLHQYHYKYINIDYKSKPQYFILTPQIIRNIPFKDITVHYLFNGFGVIEDQFDNLHY, from the coding sequence atgaaaatacctaacaaaagaaaaataaataaaccagaaaataaactatataccaagaaaaataagataattgaacaaaataaagatcTTTCAAATGATAGTTATGAAAATAGTGATTTAATAGAAGAACTTTATATAGCACAAAATAacgaaaatgaaaaatcaAAAGTAAGGGCAActggaaaaataaaattggaCAAAGAAAATGAGAACCATTACAATGGTAATATAGGGGcgaataaatatgaaacaaacaaaaggataaaagaatataacaataatgTTAACATAACCAATAATAGTGAAAGTAAGCAAAATAGGATAATATTAACTAGTTCgcaacaaaaaaatgaagatactgtaaaagaaaataatgagCGTTTGAAAAGACTCAAAAAAGGTGCAATAATTGAAATAACATTATTTAACTGGATGGTTTTTAGTGGCcctataaaattaaaagctAATGAAggaattaatttaattgcTGCAGCAAATGCGAGTGGTAAGTCTTCTATTGTTTGTGCATTAGTTTTCGGGTTAGGATATAACTCAAGCATTTTATCTAGAAATAAAGAAttgataaattttataaaaaaaggagagaaaaaaagttatatagaaatatttttaaaatatgatgatacaaaaaatgtgtGTGTAAAAAGAATcatgaatataaatgataataaagtAGAATCTATTTGgctaataaataataaaaaaacaaatttcacaaatattttagatATCCAAAAagattataatttaaatttggATAATTTGATCACATTTATGCCTCAAGAAAATGTTAGTAAATTTTCAAGACTAAATCCTGAAGAGTTATTTGAATATACACTTTTAGCAATTGATAGTAAGCtcttaaaaatttataaaaatttaaatgaaattataaattctAAACAAGTTGGAGAAAATAAGTTGGCTATATATGAGCATGAAATTGTTGAAGAAGAAAAGTTAATGAATAACttagaagaaaaaaaaagcaaattTGATGATTTAAGACAGCTTATTTCTATTGTCaagttatataaaattaaaaagaatatgttaattttacaaaaaaaaagaaataactTAAAGcattataaaataacaatagaCCAATTAATTAAAGATAAGGATAAACAGTTTAAAGTGCtaaaagaatatttaaagGAATTAGAAAAATGCCATAGAATCttaaacaaattatcaTTGAAAATTggacataaaaaaaatgaaataaaagaatcAGTTTCTAAATATGTGTTATGGAATGTGAAATTAGAAGAAATCgaaaaagaaattttaAGCGAAGAAAAAATCATGGAAGATACAGTTCAAAATATGTGCGATAATGCAGATTATATTAAAGATATAGATAAAcagattaaaaaaacaaatgaagaaataaaagaaatagaatcattttttagtgaaaaagaaaaaaatagcaaacaaaatgatataCGAGAAAATGAATTgcaaaatgaattaaaagaattgataaatgaaaataaaaaaaatataatgaaaaaatatacattacAATCAgagataaatataattacagaaaaaattaaaagagcacgaaattatgaaaatattcaagaagaaaaaatgttaaataacatcgattttattttcagagaaagaataattaattataagagaaacattaaaaatattgtacGAACACACAGTTTAATAAGTGATAATTTTATAGACAATTTAACAACCAAATATGATGAAACCAAAATAACAAATCAAAATGAACTTAATGATGCTATTATCGATGAATTATCTAAAAGGAATATTCTATATGGACctatttgtaaatatattaaatgcaCAAACCCCGAAtttgattatatattagaattttttttaaaaaaatattttaatagttttttattaattaaaaaaggaaatcaAGAATTACTCGAATccttatataaaaattataagcTTTCAGTTATCACAATGACAAAAGAAACTCATGAATTTTGTTATGTAACTaatgaaatgaaaaaaagaGGAGTAAAATGTTtcatatatgaattatttgACAGCCCCAAAGTAATAAAGCACGGGTTATCAAATTTTCTACCATTAAATATAGCCTTTGTAATAAAAGAAGATGcactaaaaaataaaagtacagatgaaataaacgaatttaacaattttatgataaaaGAATTATCAAAACAATTGAAAGAAGAAATTAGTAGTTTATTCTATTTTTGTAACAATAATgtgcataaatataaaataagttcatatgataaaaaaatatacgtGCATactttttcatatataaaaaaaaagtgtaaTATACTATATAGCATAACAAGTGATGTGGAACGTGATTTAGACAAtctatttgaaaaaaaaaaaaaatataatgaggAATTAACAGTGATAgaacaaaatatacaaGAGTCTGATAAactcaaaaaaatgaaaaatgatgaatataataaaataattttagaaaaaagtgaaataaatataaaaaagaaaaagctagttttactaaataatgaattaaaaaatttacaaaacaATTTAAACCTTTATTTAAAAGGAGAACATATAATAgaccaaaaaaaaataagtataactaaaaatataaatttattaaatgaaaaaaaaataaaaatatgtgatGATTATTTCacacttttaaaaaaacatgtaAAATCTGATGAGGatttattttcacattCTCGTTATTTTAATGAATGGAAAAGATATCTTTctgttataaaaaataaaaatgcagATAACGAAGAAAAACTTGAAATGATCAAAAAAACGATTGATGCTGAGATGACTAAATATACAACATGcttaaatgatataaagGAATTAGAAGATATTATAAAAGCTCAAAGAGGGGAATTAACAAATAACGaaatcaaatttataaatgaaattaatatGTCTTTAGATGAAATTGACAAGAAGCTACAAGAATGTTTAATtcaacaaaaaatatacccAGATGTTGAAAaagatgaagaaaaatataacctTATATCTATTCAAATACAAAAACacaaagaaaatatagaaaataaaaaaaaagaaattgaaAACCTAAAAAGAgatttacaaaattatgataaacAGATTGAATCGATATTACCTAATTGGtcaaatgaaataaatgaatatattatttttttaaatcataatttccaaaaatttatgaattttataaacCCAGATTATGATGGTAAAATTGAGttagttaaaaaaaatgacatatatgaaaaatgtcaattatttgtaaaagttaaatttaaacaaaCTTCgccatttttatcattgtCTGTATCTCATCAATCTGGAGGAGAAAGATCATTAAGTACTatgttgtatatattatcgattcaaaaattaacaaaaaatggatTTTATGTTCTTGATGAATTAAATCAAGGCTTAGATCAagttaatgaaaaaaaaatttttgaattaCTTTCATGCTTATCCAATCCAGTATTATATGAAcaacattttttacatcaatatcattacaaatatataaatattgacTATAAATCAAAACCACagtattttatattaacacCCCAAATTATTAGAAATATACCATTTAAAGACATAACCGTTCATTACCTGTTCAATGGCTTTGGTGTGATTGAAGATCAGTTTGATAATTTACATTATTAA
- a CDS encoding mitochondrial ribosomal protein L37, putative, with protein sequence MIQIYKNDILYSNASIFSLFKRYIFVSKWNLAPKVKHGKKGQDKKATGTDSTESTEKVHIFNIYNTVDKDHDILPDHAYPKWLWGLEKPLKSYGELALMFLYGKNVENATAQDYHRFRRLHNKNIIKLNNMRLKKSKRSTIKPIFWDL encoded by the exons ATGATacaaatttacaaaaatgaCATTTTATACTCAAATGCatcaatattttcattatttaaaagatatatttttgtaagtAAATGGAACTTAGCTCCAAAAGTAAAGCATGGAAAAAAGGGGCAAGATAAAAAGGCTACTGGAACAGATTCGACGGAAAGCACAGAGAAagtacatatttttaatatttataatactGTTGATAAAGACCATGACATATTACCAGATCATGCATATCCCAAATGGTTATGGGGTCTTGAAAAACCATTGAAGAGTTATGGTGAACTCGCATTGATGTTTTTATATGGAAAG AATGTCGAAAATGCTACGGCACAAGACTACCACCGATTTCGTAGATTACATAACAAAAACATAATTAAGTTGAATAACATGAGATTGAAAAAATCCAAAAGATCAACTATTAAACCGATTTTTTGGGATCTTTGA